DNA sequence from the Oncorhynchus clarkii lewisi isolate Uvic-CL-2024 chromosome 9, UVic_Ocla_1.0, whole genome shotgun sequence genome:
AATCTGCCATGACCTGACCATGCGCGTTCACATGAGAGGGAGTTATTTTCCGttaaaaacattctaaagattgattcaatacatcgtttgacatgtttctactaactgttacggaacttttggacatttcgtcagcCTTTAGTGAACGTGCTTcatgctaacaaaagtagctacttggatattaccgaacaaaacaaacatttcttgtgggagtcctgggagtgcattccgacaaagatcagcaaaggtaagtgaagataaTGCTTTTTATGAGATTTGTTGACTGCACAAtttggcgggtaactgtatggcttcCTTTTGTGGCTGAACCCTGTTTTCAGATGATTGAATATTGTgttttgctgtaaagctttttgaaatctgacaaagcggttgcattaagaacaagtatATCTTTAGTTCGATGTAAAAAATGTTTCATCAAAGTTGATGACTATTTGTTATTTCACTTGATTTTCTGCAATTTCTCCAGATATGAGGTATTTCTGAACATGGTGctaatgtaaactgaggtttttgtttattaactttatcaaacaaaacatgtattgtgtaacatcaagtcctatgagtgctttctgatgaagattcaaggttagtgattcattttatcccttcctgctttttgtgactcctgtcTTTGGCTGACAAAATGACTGATtttgtggtgacctaacaatcgtttgtagtGATTtagctgaaaagcctatttgaaatcagacactttagtgggattaacaagattacctttaaaatggcatgagacacatgtatgtttgaggaattttaattgtgaggtgtttgaatttggcgccctgcactttcactggctgttgtcatatcgatcccgttaccGGGGTTTCAGCCATAAGACATTTTAACTGAAAAATGGAAAGATCAAGGCGAGGTTTGTCCTTTGGATGATCTAAATATTGTTTGATACCATCTATTTTCAATCttaacaaaaaaatatgcacaattcAATGGATAATCATGAGGTAGGATAAGGTTAGCTGTACTGCGTGGAGAAGACTGAACTGCTCTCTTGTATGCAGGTATACAGACGAGGCATGTCAATTGGtatgttatgcagatcacatTTACCATCCACCTCCTTTACCTCTTCAATTACTACCACCTGGGCCTCTACGTTATGGACAAAGTATTAAAACTATTAGCAAAAGTTGTCACCACCAAAACCAAGGTATGAAATCTGAGCTTGTTTTGTTTATCAGTATAATTCAAATGTTCAGAGAGCAGCAACACCCCAGATATAAAACATTGGACTTGAAGCTCCGCTGGCGTTTCACCTCATTTTTTTCTTCAAGGATCACTGCCAAGGGGGTTCTCTGATGATAGGGGGTTCCCCCTAGTTACAATTTGAAGAAACCCTAaaaggatactccaggaacctgcgcctgagtggcacagcagtcaaagacactgcatctcagcacaagaggcttcactacagttCATGGTTCAACTCCAGCACATTCAGCTGTGATTGAGTCCGGTAGCACCATCCGGAGTAGGTTGTCATAATAAACATGAAAGTTTCTAGGTCATTATAAACCTCTTTAGAGGCATAATGACCTCAGTTatttaaaacaaacatttgtaGACAAAATAACTTCATGACAGGTTAAACATGTCTTTTGAACCTTCAGTATCCTAAACATACTGCGTCGCGTCACAGGTAAACATTTACATAAAGTAAAGCACAATGACAGTTATGTCCTGGTGGCACTTGTAAcatcagggttgtgggtttgagtcCCACAGAGGACCAGTAATGGTACTAACTACAACGCATCATTCCTGTTCAATAACTCATGAGACAAAATAGTGTACACATTTTATTGGCTGCAAACAATTCCACATTTGTGTAGTAACTGAAACTTCATTTAACAGCAACAAAGTATTTTGACGTTGCCGTGAGGTATTAAGGGTGCAGACACTACGGAATAGCATTGCTACTTCTAATGTATAGTCTGGCGGAGAGGCAGGAGTCTCAGGGAGCACACCGAGGGCAAGCTACTTCCACATAAAGCATTGTTCCAGCGCTTCTGACCTGAAGATGAAACACAGAACCGAAATACTCAGCTGTACAGACAGTAGGAAAGTCCACAGGAGACATTCATTAGTTAAATTAACTAGGAGTAAGTTTAATTTGATGACTGGATCAGTGAATGATACTGGGTTTACTGTACCTCCAAAGTTGATATGAAGACAAGTCTCTCTGGCACCAGCACCAGGCCTTCCTTCAGCCCAGTTCTGGTGATCAAAGTCATAGCCATCACTCCAGAACCATTGCCTGTcctgaaagggggggggggttcagaatAAACTCAATGTACAGTCTTTCCTCTAACACCTGAAACAGTTATAGCTACTCCAAAACCCCTCCTACTGGGACTGTTGCTTGTGTAAAGAACCTACAGTCTACTTCTCACATTTGCAATCATCCCGATGCCTTTCAAAGACTATAACAAGTCTACAACTTTTGAAGCTAGAAACCCCATACACATGGTTACAAGACTGTATGTAATAGATTACATCTATACTTAACTAGaaccattttacagatgtataaaAGCATCCCACGGAAGTTAACAATTAAATACATTGACGTTATTTAGTAGATTCATCTAGCATGACCTACAGGATCAATTAGGTTAAGGgttttgctcaagggcacgtcagaTTTCTCAGtgagctctgggattcaaactagcaGCCTTGACTTTAttggggtccacacaaaataGACAACTACATAACAGGTAGCCTAAATGCCACAACACACTATTTTTTTAAcgaggtttgctgttcacttgagcaAGATGAGATGGAGTTTCTTGCAATAATGGTTCTATATAACACTGTAGGGTTAATGATCCCACCTTAACAGAATAAAATCCGCCAATCCAGGTAGGAGGGAAACCAACAGTCTTGACCAAGACCAACGTCTGTAGAAATTGGTCCTCCTCGGAGCTGTGCACAGATGCCAGGTTTGCGCCAAGGTACTTCACAACGTTGGGTACAGACACCAGTTGATCACCAAGGGACACACAGTACCGCTAGAGAAGAAAgtattcatttaactaggcaagtcagttaagaaaattgTTATCTACAATGACAGCCAAGCAGTAGATGGGGAAAAAAGACATTTCATGTATTAGTCAGCCTTGCTGAGAATTTGTCTTCTGGACTCAACCAAATATTGACCATCGCAACTAATTCCTTTTTAAAACTCTTCAAGATACTAGTTTATCTCAGTCTTAAGCCATGTCCGGTGGGTTCCAGTATACAGGAGGCACGACTCCACATTAAATCTTCAAAATGTATAGAAAATTCCCATCTTAAAGGGAAGTTCAGTATTTCACATCAGTCATGTGTTGCAGTTTAAGAAAGTATCACCTTTAAGGTAATGTCAAAGAGCTAATTTCAACTACACTTCCCCTTCAAATTCACAGTAGATGGTAAGGGTGATACCTCTGCTTCAGGCCAGCTCCTTGTAGTCTTTACAAACATTAAACAGCGTGATCCATATTTGGTCCAACCGGAAGGACACAAGTCTTCTTCTAGCAATGAATCTGTAAGGAGAAGTTACATGTGGCTTTAAAGGCTAGTGGAGAAAGATCCACAAAACAGAGCTATAATATTATTTGTTGATCAGTCAGTCACCTCTGCTACAATAAACATACAGAACGAGTCAAGAAAAGTAGACTCTTACTTGCATCTCCCAGAGCAAAGGCAGCACTGAGAAGCAGAAGACTGGTCAACATGGTCATGGAGTCTcctgagagaaacagagtgaagccATCAAAACAACAGATTCAACTCCACATACAGCAGATTAGAACAGGAATATATGTCTGCTTTCCTAAATGCCAACCAATTCCCTAAACAGGGCCGAGGAGAATTTCTGGGCAGGTAATTCTCTCCACTCAGACAGAAGTAATAAAGTTATAATTCCCAAATGTAGAAATGTCACTCATGTTTGGTTATGGCCAAATCTGTCAGAAAACAAGCATTATGATTGAACAAAATTCAACTCTGCTTCTTTTACTTTCCAACAAAAATAAAAGCAAAGTATAAAATGCTGGCAggtaaggcttagtggcttgtaacaccagtaggtaaggcttagtggcttgtaacaccggcaggtaaggcttagtggcttgtaacaccggcaggtaaggcttagtggcttgtaacaccggcaggtaaggcttagtggcttgtaacaccggcaggtaaggcttagtggcttgtaacaccggcaggtaaggcttagtggcttgtaacaccggcaggtaaggcttagtggcttgtaacaccggcaggtaaggcttagtggcttgtaacaccggcaggtaaggcttagtggcttgtaacaccagcaggtaaggcttagtggcttgtaacaccagcaggtaaggcttagtggcttgtaacaccagcaggtaaggcttagtggcttgtaacaccagcaggtaaggcttagtggcttgtaacaccagcaggtaaggcttagtggcttgtaacaccagtaggtaaggcttagtggcttgtaacaccggcaggtaaggcttagtggcttgtaacaccagtaggtaaggcttagtggcttgtaacaccggcaggtaaggcttagtggcttgtaacaccagcaggtaaggcttagtggcttgtaacaccggcaggtaaggcttagtggcttgtaacaccagtaggtaaggcttagtggcttgtaacaccggcaggtaaggcttagtggcttgtaacaccagtaggtaaggcttagtggcttgtaacaccggcaggtaaggcttagtggcttgtaacaccagcaggtaaggcttagtggcttgtaacaccggcaggtaaggcttagtggcttgtaacaccagtaggtaaggcttagtggcttgtaacaccggcaggtaaggcttagtggcttgtaacaccagtaggtaaggcttagtggcttgtaacaccggcaggtaaggcttagtggcttgtaacaccagtaggtaaggcttagtggcttgtaacaccggcaggtaaggcttagtggcttgtaacaccagtaggtaaggcttagtggcttgtaacactggcaggtaaggcttagtggcttgtaacaccggcaggtaaggcttagtggcttgtaacaccagcaggtaaggcttagtggcttgtaacaccagcaggtaaggcttagtggcttgtaacaccagtaggtaaggcttagtggcttgtaacaccagtaggtaaggcttagtggcttgtaacaccggcaggtaaggcttagtggcttgtaacaccagTAGGTAAGGCTTAGTGACTTGTAACACCAGTAggtaaggcttagtggcttgtaacaccagcaggtaaggcttagtggcatgtaacaccagcaggtaaggcttagtggcttgtaacaccagCAGGTAAGGGGAATTTGCCACCAGGAAAGGCTGTGATAGGATGTTGTCGTACTGGAGGGAATACACCACAGCCCAATAATTAATAAAGCAAGGTCTAAGGACATTCCACTGCAAAAGCTTGCTAGTAGATGACATGGTTCAATAAAGTACCTACTAGCAGTTTGGGGTCCCACCTCTCAAGATCCAGCCATAATACACTAGATGGTTCTGATAAAGCACAATTTACAGCATTGAGCAGTGATCAATAACTAAATCTAGTTTAGACAAGGCCCTTCCAATTATGGCGGCCAATGTTTTGTTCTGGCTTTGCACGGCCATGTTTCCCCTACTTCCAGTCTGGCCAGGCATGGTGCCCATATTGTGAGGGTGATTAGCTAAACAGCTCAGCACAACATGGAATCCATTTAaagttgatgggggggggggggggaattaaaaACAGCATTTCATAGTTTCTTGTTCACTGAGACGCAACCAATCAGAGCAGTCTACAGGATTATAGATGGAAGACACATTCTGCTAGCAGGAACCATCATTATACCACGTCTCATCTCACAAGCTGTAACACTTCCCTTACAGTTAAATTAAAGGTCTAATACTGGGCCAGCTACACCATAACAATACACTTGCTAGGATGAACAGGATATTACACCACAATGCAGGAAGTTAAAACCCTAGAAAAGTTACAATAGCAGGAACTTACTTTAGCCAATCAACAACAGGAACAATAAAGGAACTGGGACACCACAAATGCTGAACAAACCCAAATAGAACAAGCTGCTTCTATACCAGAAGAATGGAAGAGGAATTGGTGATTAGCAGAGTGAGTTCAGGTGTGGTGAGTTTGCAGGAAAGGGGCGTGTCCAGAACGTTAATTGGGAGTTCAATTATGCCCAGGGTCTAGCTCACACTAGCTCTGGTCCTGGGTGTAGCTAGGGTCTAGCTCACACTAGCTCTGGTCCTGGGTGTAGCTAGGGTCTGGCTCACACTAGCTCTGGTCCTGGGTGTAGCTAGGGTCTGGCTCACACTAGCTCTGGTCCTGGGTGTTGATAGGGTCTAGCTCACACTAGCTCTGGTCCTGGGTAAAGCTAGGGTCTGGCTCACACTAGCTCTGGTCCTGGGTGTAGCTAGTGTCTGGCTCACACTAGCTCTGGTCCTGGGTGTAGCTAGGGTCTAGCTCACACTAGCTCTGGTCCTGGGTGTAGCTAGGGTCTAGCTCACACTAGCTCTGGTCCTGGGTATAGCTAGGGTCTGGCTCACACTAGCTCTGGTCCTGGGTGTAGCTAGTGTCTGGCTCACACTAGCTCTGGTCCTGGGTGTAGCTAGGGTCTGGCTCACACTAGCTCTGGTCCTGGCGGTAGCTAGGTCTGGCTCACACTAGCTCTGGTCCTGGGTGTAGCTAGGGTCAGGCTCACACTAGCTCTGGTCCTGGGTGTAGCTAGGGTCTGGCTCACACTAGCTCTGGTCCTGGGGGTAGCTCGGGTCTGGCTCACACTAGCTCTATATAATACCCATCAAAAATAATTATTTTCTCCGACAGTGCATGATGTCAAAGTTGTTTTCTGTTAATTATTTGTCTATGTTAGTAATTTCATTGTATTTCCAGGCCACTATGTCAACATTTCACAAAACAGTATATTGTTATTGTgaaagccgtcattgtaaataagaattggttcttaaactgacttgcccagttaaataaagcttaaataaaaTACGTAAATAAAATATGTCGATATATACTTGACACCAAGTCAATACCAGTTtaaaccagggggggggggggggacatgacATCATCTTGGAATTTATTCTCTTCAGAAtgacaatataataataatataacataatataatatataatataacattttgATGGACTTCATAAAGTTACATGCTCCTGCTACACTTCCAAATATAATATGATACTACAATATCGTACCATCCACTCTAAAAAGGATTTTGTGTATCAAGAAAGACCATCTAATTTGGGGGGGGGTGAAACAACTGTCACTATTAAACAAATGGAGTCAATctatcaatcagtcaatcaatatCAAGTCTGATGAGAATTATAGATATTTCTGTCAATCTGTCATTGGTGTGAAAATACAGGGCCCTCCAGCAGAGGGCAGTGCTCTGTTCCATTCTAATGTTCTGATTCTAATGTTCTGATCCAGGTTGACCCATAGAGTTCCATTCTAATGTTCTGATCCAGGTTGACCCATAGAGTTCCATTCTAATGTTCTGATCCAGGTTGACCCATAGAGTTCCATTCTAATGTTCTGATCCAGGTTGACCCATAGAGTTCCATTCTAATGTTCTGATTCTAATGTTCTGATCCAGGTTGACCCATAGAGTTCCATTCTAATGTTCTGATCCAGGTTGACCCATAGAGTTCCATTCTAATGTTCTAATTCTAATGTTCTGATCCAGGTTGACCCATAGAGTTCCATTCTAATGTTCTGATTCTAATGTTCTGATCCAGGTTGACCCATAGAGTGCCATTCTAATTTTCTAATTCTAATGTTCTGATCCAGGTTGACCCATAGAGTTCCATTCTAAAGTTCTGATCCAGGTTGACCCATAGAGTTCCATTCTAATGTTCTGATTCTAATGTTCTGATCCAGGTTGACCCATAGAGTTCTATTCTAATGTTCTGATCCAGGTTGACCCATAGAGTTCCATTTCTATTTCTGTCCTATAGCAGAATATCTCCTTTAGCTTCCGCCTTGAAGAATGACGCAGGCTGCTAATGGACATTAACGAATTGGAGGGTGGGAACACTGTGGTGATTCCCAAATGGAGTGGAGAGATAGGTAGGTAGCTGCTAGATGTCATCACAAGGGAAGTGAAATGACTTTGTTTATGATGCACGCAGCCAGTCAGGCAGAGAAAcagtcaaccaaccaatcaaccatcCTTGCATATAGACCTTGATGTTTTTTGTCTGCGGTGATTGTACAGGTGAAGATCACTGATTCGCTGACAGCACCGCCGCACGGACACGCTGGAAgttataaccagtagtgtattagtgtgtattagtgtgtactAGCGTGTATTACTTCTGGCCCAAAGGTGTTTATCTTGGCACCCTGTTGATGTgcattacttctgaccagggcccaaaggtgTTTATATTGGCACCCTGTTGAAGTgcattacttctgaccagggcccaaaggtgTTTATATTGGCACCCTGTTGAAGTgcattacttctgaccagagcccaaaGGTGTTTATATTGGCACCCTGTTAAAGTgcattacttctgaccagagcccataggtgTTTATATTGGCACCCTGTTGAAGTgcattacttctgaccagggcccaaaggtgTTTATATTGGCACCCTGTTGAAGTgcattacttctgaccagagcacaAAGGTGTTTATATTGGCACCCTGTTGAAGTgcattacttctgaccagggcccaaaggtgTTTATATTGGCACCCTGTTGAAGTgcattacttctgaccagagcccataggtgTTTATAATGGCACCCTGTTGAAGTGCATTACTTCTGAGAGACAgggggtggatagagagagagggggggtgggggacagaaagagagagagagaggggaggtaattAAGAGtcgggagagaacgagagagagaaagatacaggggctgtgggagacagagagagaaagagaaagggggtgggggagagagagagagagtaggggagagagagagagtaggggagagagagagagcgagagagagagagagagagagagggagagagacagagagagaaagagagagagacagagagagagagtgactatgtgtgtatcccaaatggcaccctgttaaagtgcattacttctgaccagggcccaaaggtgTTTATATTGGCACCCTGTTAAAGTgcattacttctgaccagagcccaaaGGTGTTTATATTGGCACCCTGTTGAAGTgcattacttctgaccagggcccaaaggtgTTTATATTGGCACCCTGTTGAAGTgcattacttctgaccagagcccaaaGGTGTTTATATTGGCACCCTGTTGAAGTAcattacttctgaccagagcccaaaGGTGTTTATATTGGCACCCTGTTGAAGTgcattacttctgaccagagcccaaaGGTGTTTATATTGGCACCCTGTTGAAGTgcattacttctgaccagagcccaaaGGTGTTTATATTGGCACCCTGTTGAAGTgcattacttctgaccagggcccaaaggtgTTTATATTGGCACCCTGTTGAAGTgcattacttctgaccagagcccaatggtgTTTATATTGGCACCCTGTTGAAGTgcattacttctgaccagggcccaaaggtgTTTATATTGGCACCCTGTTGAAGTgcattacttctgaccagagcccaaaGGTGTTTATATTGGCACCCTGTTGAAGTAcattacttctgaccagagcccaaaGGTGTTTATATTGGCACCCTGTTGAAGTgcattacttctgaccagagcccaaaGGTGTTTATATTGGCACCCTGTTGAAGTgcattacttctgaccagagcccaaaGGTGTTTATATTGGCACCCTGTTGAAGTgcattacttctgaccagagcccaaaGGTGTTTATATTGGCACCCTGTTGAAGTgcattacttctgaccagagcccaaaGGTGTTTATATTGGCACCCTGTTAAAGTgcattacttctgaccagggcacaaatgtgtgtatttttgtcCACAAGGGGGAGCTCCTCCTCATGTTTATAAGTTGGTTTGGTCTCCAACATCATCTACAGATCCAATTAAACCAAACAACAGTttgattttgtttgtttgtttgtttgtttgtttgtttgcctcATAAAGGAGAAGAAAATTAATATGTGACTCTGTCTCTGTGAACAGCAATCATAAATCAAATTGTGCTTGTGAACAGATTATTCAATCATTCAAACATAttctggagagagtgagagagacagagacagagacagagacagagacagagagggtggtggGTAAATAAGGCAGTGTATCTGTATTTCGTGGTGCTCCTAAAACCATTCAGTAGACAGTATTCTGTACCTACAGACACCTGGACTCCGTCAGAGTTAACAGCCATTGTGTTGATGATGCTGTTGTGTACTGAAAGGCTCTGGATAAAATTCCCTTCCTAAAATGTACACTGTTTGAGGCCCAAAGGTGTACCAGTGttgacaaacacagacagacacacatgtgATGTACCTGACTAATACAAACTAATACATGCtaatacacagtaatacacactaATACATGCTAATACACACTAATAATACATTCtaatacacagtaatacacactaATACATGCTAATACATGCtaatacacagtaatacacactaatttcaactgacctgagccctaggaccatgccccaggactacctgacatgatgactccttgctgtccccagtccacctgaccgtgctgctgctccagtttcaactgacctgagccctaggaccatgccccaggactacctgacatgatgactccttgctgtccccagtccacctggccgtgctgctgctccagtttcaactg
Encoded proteins:
- the LOC139417073 gene encoding ladderlectin-like, whose amino-acid sequence is MTMLTSLLLLSAAFALGDANSLLEEDLCPSGWTKYGSRCLMFVKTTRSWPEAERYCVSLGDQLVSVPNVVKYLGANLASVHSSEEDQFLQTLVLVKTVGFPPTWIGGFYSVKDRQWFWSDGYDFDHQNWAEGRPGAGARETCLHINFGGQKRWNNALCGSSLPSVCSLRLLPLRQTIH